The window TCAGGCCGGATACCACCAGGGCCCCCGCGATCACCAGCAGCCCGGACAGCCAGGTTCCGGTGAGGGCCAGATCGTCCTCGGGGATTCGGTCCTCCGCTGTGGGAGATACCTCCTCGGCGGGAACCTCCTCCTCGACGGCCTCCTCGGTGGCGGGGGGTTCCTCCTCCGGCACGGGCTCCGGGCTCGCCGCGGCCACCGGCTCCTCGGTCTGCTCCGGGTGCCACGTGAACGTCGCGGTGGCCGAACTCGTCGCCGAACCCGCCTCCGCGGTCACCAGGGACCGGGTGCGCACGCCGTCCCTGCCGGTGAACAGGCGCCCCTGCGGCAGCGGGAAGTCCCGGCCGTGCAGGTGCAGGGTCGCCACGCCCGCCGGGACCGACGGGTCCACGTCCAGGAAGACCCGCTCGCCGTCGCCCAGCTGCGTGACCTGCTCCCCGTCCGCGTCGACCAGCCACGACGCCGGGGCGCCGCGCACCGACACCGACACCGGCTCCGCTCCGGAGCTGTGCACGGTCAACGGCCCCAGCGGCTCCTCGGGGGCGACCGCCTCCACGTGGGACGGCGACACCGCCAGGGACCGGGAGACGGTGTTGTCCGGCGCGGACGCGCTGCCCTCCACCAGGTGGTCGTACAGCGCCATGACGCCCGGGTCGTTGGCGCCGGGGTCCGGCCGCACCCCCTCCAGCACGTGCCACAGGGCGGCCTGGGTGCCCGCGATCGCCCGTGCCTCGTCCAACCGGGGCAGGTCGCTCCCCTCCAGCAGGGACTCCAGACCGACCGTCGGATAGGAATGGGAGACGATCCAGTCCGCCCGGTCGGCGGGATCCGTTTCCTGCGGGGTTTCGGTCCACTCCGGAACGTCCGACCACGCTGACTCCACGTAGGCCGCGTACGGGTGGACCTCCTCGTCCGCGGTCACCGTGTAGGCCCGG is drawn from Nocardiopsis dassonvillei subsp. dassonvillei DSM 43111 and contains these coding sequences:
- a CDS encoding thioester domain-containing protein → MSGILRRYAALLSTSALIGTLLGAPAASADDFSRVDRDPVEGAPLVLADGREADTALFSLRVAEHASVRAYTVTADEEVHPYAAYVESAWSDVPEWTETPQETDPADRADWIVSHSYPTVGLESLLEGSDLPRLDEARAIAGTQAALWHVLEGVRPDPGANDPGVMALYDHLVEGSASAPDNTVSRSLAVSPSHVEAVAPEEPLGPLTVHSSGAEPVSVSVRGAPASWLVDADGEQVTQLGDGERVFLDVDPSVPAGVATLHLHGRDFPLPQGRLFTGRDGVRTRSLVTAEAGSATSSATATFTWHPEQTEEPVAAASPEPVPEEEPPATEEAVEEEVPAEEVSPTAEDRIPEDDLALTGTWLSGLLVIAGALVVSGLIILVVGRKRRD